One part of the Lotus japonicus ecotype B-129 chromosome 2, LjGifu_v1.2 genome encodes these proteins:
- the LOC130741180 gene encoding uncharacterized protein LOC130741180 produces MVNRRFTQVATSDDEEEETPPQQLKPRKRKRMKLLEEDNEDKDGEDYEEEEEKKKKKKSRKKKEEEEEEEQEEPESPQPPEDAKPIGDPVRFSGKGRGRKKHFNSFEFDGSQYTLEDPVLLVPEDKEQKPYVAIIKDITQPYNGNIMVTGQWFYRPEEAEKKGGGSWISRDTRELFYSFHTDDIPAESVMHKCVVHFIPLHKQLPKRKEHPGFVVQKVYDTVERKLWMLTDKDYEDIKQQEIDELVKKTVERIGEPLDVEPEDAPDDQEDLVKNKRSLRRKSVSPPDVSKEEEGVPKSDQHPKPETPGSCINNASEHYRILVSFNALTGDVQRDKWLERSLQHLQYMCSSDDSTERDNKGSNVNCDEIKHQNSNTSSEIANDCQDKGQKSSKPFKWPDAAVSAIVALEKASHDAFSSDFQKYNQKLRQLTFNLKNNAFLARRLLNGELEPSKILNMTYSELKEGLTAEEKTKKEPDESEHMQMTDARCSRCMEFKVGLRDIIHAGHNDRYQLECVSCGNSWYASRDEVSSLTIDGSDSKKSIGTAPWATAKFEVIQKKLLSPRESENSANDISGKTNELGIAVNDTQKPIGMPKKDENVEATHAD; encoded by the exons ATGGTGAATCGACGGTTCACTCAGGTCGCCACCAGCGacgatgaagaggaagaaacgCCACCTCAGCAATTGAAGCCGCGCAAAAGGAAGAGGATGAAGCTTCTGGAGGAAGACAACGAAGACAAAGATGGAGAGGATTacgaggaggaagaggagaagaagaagaagaaaaagtccaggaagaagaaggaagaggaagaagaagaagaacaagaggaaCCGGAATCGCCGCAGCCTCCGGAGGACGCTAAGCCCATTGGTGATCCGGTTAGGTTTTCAGGGAAAGGAAGGGGCAGGAAGAAGCATTTCAATTCCTTCGAGTTCGATGGAAGTCAATACACTCTT GAGGATCCTGTTCTTCTTGTGCCTGAGGATAAAGAACAGAAACCCTACGTCGCTATTATTAAG GATATAACTCAGCCTTATAATGGCAACATCATGGTGACGGGGCAGTGGTTTTATCGTCCTGAAGAAGCTGAGAAAAAGGGTGGTGGAAGCTGGATATCACGTGATACGAGGGAGTTGTTTTATAGCTTCCACACGGATGACATCCCTGCAGAGTCTGTTATGCATAAGTGTGTGGTACATTTTATTCCCTTACACAAACAGCTTCCAAAAAGGAAGGAACATCCCGGATTTGTTGTACAGAAGGTGTACGACACTGTGGAAAGAAAACTCTGGATGCTGACTGATAAGGACTATGAGGATATTAAACAGCAAGAGATTGATGAGCTTGTTAAGAAAACTGTGGAACGTATCGGTGAACCACTCGACGTTGAGCCTGAAGATGCCCCTGATGATCAAGAAGACCTggtgaaaaataaaagaagttTAAGGAGAAAGAGTGTTTCACCACCTGATGTTTcaaaggaggaggaaggagtTCCTAAGAGTGACCAGCATCCAAAGCCTGAAACACCAGGGAGTTGTATAAATAATGCCTCAGAGCATTATCGCATATTAGTGAGTTTCAATGCTCTAACTGGAGATGTTCAGCGTGACAAATGGTTGGAGAGATCTCTTCAACACCTTCAGTACATGTGTAGTTCTGATGATAGTACAGAAAGGGACAACAAAGGATCAAATGTCAATTGTGATGAAATCAAGCATCAAAACAGTAATACAAGTTCAGAAATAGCAAATGACTGTCAAGACAAGGGTCAAAAG AGTTCCAAGCCTTTTAAATGGCCAGATGCTGCTGTTTCAGCCATAGTTGCTCTTGAAAAAGCTTCACATGATGCTTTCTCATCAGATTTTCAGAAGTATAACCAAAAGTTACGGCAATTAACTTTTAATCTCAAG AACAATGCATTCCTAGCTCGTCGTCTATTAAATGGAGAGCTGGAACCTTccaaaatactaaatatgacaTACAGTGAATTAAAG GAGGGTTTGACTGCGGAGGAAAAAACCAAGAAGGAGCCGGATGAGTCAGAGCACATGCAA ATGACAGATGCCCGCTGCTCAAGATGTATGGAGTTTAAGGTGGGATTGAGGGACATTATCCATGCTGGACATAATGACCGTTATCAG CTGGAATGTGTTTCCTGTGGTAATTCCTGGTATGCCTCCCGGGATGAGGTATCTTCGCTAACCATAGATGGATCAGATTCAAAGAAAAGCATAGGCACAGCGCCATGGGCCACTGCAAAATTTGAAGTTATTCAGAAGAAGCTGCTGAGCCCCCGCGAATCTGAAAACTCAGCCAATGATATATCTGGGAAAACAAATGAATTGGGTATCGCCGTTAATGACACCCAGAAACCAATTGGCATGCCCAAGAAAGATGAGAATGTTGAGGCTACACATGCAGACTAG
- the LOC130741181 gene encoding probable aquaporin PIP1-2 — protein sequence MASEDVKVGANKFSERHALGTEAQGDKDYKEPPPAPLFEPGELKSWSFYRAGIAEFVATFLFLYITVLTVMGVNRSPNKCSSVGIQGIAWAFGGMIFALVYCTAGISGGHINPAVTFGLFLARKLSLTRALFYIVMQCLGAICGAGVVKGFEGNARFEMFKGGANVVNPGYTKGDGLGAEIVGTFVLVYTVFSATDAKRNARDSHVPLLAPLPIGFAVFLVHLATIPITGTGINPARSLGAAIIYNRDHAWDDHWIFWVGPFIGAALAAVYHQIVIRAIPFKTRG from the exons ATGGCTTCTGAAGATGTGAAAGTTGGAGCAAACAAATTCTCAGAGAGGCATGCATTGGGCACAGAAGCTCAGGGTGACAAGGACTACAAGGAGCCACCTCCAGCACCCTTGTTTGAGCCAGGGGAGCTGAAGTCATGGTCATTTTACAGAGCTGGAATTGCTGAGTTTGTAGCCACCTTCTTGTTCCTCTACATCACTGTCTTAACTGTCATGGGTGTCAATAGGTCACCCAACAAGTGTTCCTCTGTTGGCATCCAAGGTATTGCTTGGGCTTTTGGTGGCATGATCTTTGCCCTTGTCTACTGCACAGCTGGAATATCAG GTGGGCACATTAATCCGGCTGTGACGTTCGGTCTGTTTTTGGCGAGGAAGCTGTCGCTCACCCGAGCGCTGTTCTACATTGTGATGCAGTGCCTTGGAGCTATCTGCGGTGCTGGTGTGGTGAAGGGTTTTGAGGGCAATGCTCGCTTTGAGATGTTCAAAGGTGGAGCAAATGTTGTGAATCCTGGATATACCAAGGGTGATGGCCTTGGAGCTGAGATTGTCGGTACCTTTGTTCTTGTCTACACTGTCTTCTCTGCCACTGATGCCAAGAGAAATGCCAGAGACTCTCATGTTCCG CTTTTGGCCCCCCTTCCCATTGGATTTGCTGTGTTCTTGGTCCACTTGGCTACCATTCCCATCACAGGAACTGGCATTAACCCAGCTAGGAGTCTTGGTGCTGCCATTATATACAACAGAGACCATGCTTGGGATGACCAT TGGATTTTCTGGGTTGGACCTTTCATTGGAGCTGCTCTTGCTGCTGTGTATCACCAGATAGTAATCCGAGCAATTCCTTTCAAGACAAGGGGTTAA